From Hevea brasiliensis isolate MT/VB/25A 57/8 unplaced genomic scaffold, ASM3005281v1 Scaf384, whole genome shotgun sequence, a single genomic window includes:
- the LOC110647843 gene encoding putative F-box protein At1g65770 yields the protein MSGWTDLPKELLETISKCLDFRVDVLRFRSVCTSWRSSVPFPSFDEDIPPLILKLPMPIGVDAVLSQATICRMEFSRQNKNSFSSESKPKAWLTKIGETKLGKLKFFHPLSNSQVRYSPIMLNLLDFRFFMLSKAFMLKSLSGFYLFGINKVLLFPSSARYSEHELSILAIYHEGKLGYWKYGDESWTLLDDKNFQYDDIIEYKGQFYVVDRWGTVSWIDSSLKLIQYSPPLFGCGSQKNLVESCGDLYVVDRYLDGDRRTWNDYENLDVRRLSFSFRRRRYRMCSPKAIAFRIHKLDEEWGTWVDVKSLGDRAFVLGVDCSFSISSTDFLGGKGNCVYFTDDDDVKGKGLKSDSIFLFRLEDHIIEKVTTLPEYSDVFWPPKIFSA from the coding sequence ATGAGCGGGTGGACCGATCTTCCCAAGGAGCTTTTGGAAACTATCTCCAAATGCCTCGATTTTCGTGTCGATGTTCTCCGATTTCGCTCTGTCTGCACTTCCTGGCGATCCTCCGTTCCATTTCCTTCCTTTGATGAAGATATTCCTCCTCTCATCCTTAAACTTCCTATGCCCATCGGCGTCGATGCCGTTCTTTCTCAGGCCACCATTTGCAGAATGGAATTTTCCCGTCAGAATAAAAATTCTTTTTCTTCCGAATCAAAGCCCAAGGCCTGGTTAACTAAAATTGGAGAGACAAAACTGGGTAAATTGAAGTTTTTTCATCCACTCTCAAATTCCCAAGTCAGGTACTCTCCAATCATGTTGAACTTGCTGGACTTCCGGTTTTTCATGTTAAGTAAAGCTTTCATGCTTAAATCCCTATCTggattctatctttttgggataaaTAAAGTTCTTTTATTTCCAAGTTCTGCTAGATATAGTGAACATGAGCTTTCCATTCTTGCCATTTACCACGAAGGAAAATTGGGTTATTGGAAATATGGAGATGAGAGTTGGACGCTTTTAGATGATAAGAATTTTCAATATGATGACATTATTGAATATAAGGGCCAATTTTATGTTGTTGATAGATGGGGTACAGTTTCTTGGATTGATTCGTCCTTGAAGCTGATTCAGTATTCCCCTCCTTTGTTCGGTTGTGGTAGCCAGAAGAATTTGGTGGAGTCATGTGGGGATCTTTATGTAGTTGATAGATATCTTGATGGAGATAGGAGAACATGGAATGATTATGAGAATCTTGATGTTAGGCGTCTTAGTTTCTCTTTTCGTCGAAGGAGATACAGGATGTGTAGTCCTAAAGCTATTGCTTTCAGAATTCATAAGCTTGATGAAGAGTGGGGTACATGGGTTGATGTGAAATCATTGGGTGATAGAGCCTTTGTTTTGGGTGTGGATTGTTCTTTCTCCATTTCATCTACTGATTTTTTGGGAGGTAAAGGGAACTGTGTTTACTTCACAGACGATGATGATGTTAAGGGAAAAGGATTAAAAAGTGATAGCATTTTCCTGTTCCGATTAGAGGATCACATCATTGAGAAAGTAACAACATTACCTGAGTACTCTGACGTATTCTGGCCACCCAAAATTTTCTCAGCATGA
- the LOC110647423 gene encoding F-box protein SKIP23: MDRVACNWSELPRDLMAFNLNTMFRVNKVIVYPDFAWNKIEDCTVLAITEHGRKSGHGRLCYWRFGDENWTIVNGGFCYYCDIIVYKGQFYVVDKWGMLSVIDFSSSRAKKIAAPLYREGIEKFLVESCGDLYLVDGFVKGECDRQSNAETQCMVVDFRVYKLNEEEHDWDPVKSIGDRIFFVGHSSFSTSAQDFSELEGNCIIFIDKTILPKKGGGFESFHDQFMGVFNLVDGSIGRLTFPLHNRPYSHIFGPSPTWINADSSSSSSSSG; the protein is encoded by the coding sequence GGTAAATAAAGTGATTGTTTACCCTGATTTTGCTTGGAATAAAATTGAAGATTGCACAGTTCTTGCGATCACTGAACATGGAAGAAAATCTGGACATGGAAGATTGTGTTATTGGAGATTTGGGGATGAGAATTGGACCATTGTAAATGGTGGGTTTTGTTATTACTGTGATATTATAGTTTATAAAGGGCAATTTTATGTTGTGGACAAATGGGGGATGCTTTCTGTGATTGATTTTTCATCCTCGAGGGCTAAAAAAATTGCAGCTCCATTATATCGTGAAGGTATTGAGAAGTTTTTAGTGGAATCATGCGGAGATCTTTATCTAGTAGATGGATTCGTTAAAGGAGAATGCGATCGTCAATCAAATGCTGAGACACAATGTATGGTGGTTGATTTCAGAGTTTATAAGCTGAATGAGGAAGAACATGATTGGGATCCCGTGAAAAGCATTGGAGATAGAATATTCTTTGTGGGTCACAGTTCTTTCTCTACTTCAGCTCAGGATTTTTCTGAACTAGAAGGAAATTGCATAATTTTCATTGACAAAACTATTTTACCAAAGAAAGGTGGGGGATTTGAAAGCTTTCATGATCAGTTCATGGGCGTGTTCAATTTAGTTGACGGCAGCATTGGGCGGCTAACATTTCCACTTCATAATAGACCTTATTCCCACATATTTGGGCCATCTCCAACCTGGATCAATGCagattcatcttcatcttcatcttcatctgGATGA
- the LOC131177262 gene encoding pentatricopeptide repeat-containing protein At3g14580, mitochondrial-like, whose product MHDLSFLAHCKKAQCSIAHCLLPRRRRPLQNIIAIFPSFNFFSSVPSSSSSLSPQHPLPTRYKLNHKDWLSPNEILSIFQNLKDPNSVISVWNQYSKRNDYKPNEVIYTLVINQLAQAKNFDAIEDIMQRIKLEKSCRLSNDFFYNVIKIYGHLAGRIKKAIETLLDMPKGYNCWPTVKTFNLVLNLLVSAKLFNVVHEIYVKAPVLGVEIDACCLNILIKGLCENGDLEAAFYVLDEFPKQRCRPNVRTFSTLMHYLCGKGEVNKAFGLLERMEIEGIDVDTISFNILISGLRKQGRIEEGMELLETMKLKGCEPNLGSYQEVLYGLLDVEKFKEAKEFMSMMICEGNSPSFVSYKKLIHGLCKEKLIRDVDWVLKQMVKQGFVPKMGMWRQVLGSIFSGTNASNCIRISQIVSG is encoded by the coding sequence ATGCACGATCTTTCATTTCTTGCTCACTGTAAGAAAGCTCAATGTTCAATCGCTCACTGTCTCCTACCTCGTCGAAGACGCCCTCTTCAAAATATAATTGCTATATTCCCTTCTTTTAATTTCTTCTCTTCAgtaccttcttcttcttcttctttgtcacCCCAACATCCTCTTCCTACTCGCTACAAGCTTAACCACAAGGATTGGCTGTCTCCAAAtgaaattttaagcatttttcaaAACCTTAAAGACCCAAATTCAGTGATCTCCGTCTGGAATCAATATTCAAAGCGAAACGACTACAAACCTAATGAAGTTATTTACACCCTTGTCATAAACCAGCTTGCCCAAGCTAAAAACTTTGATGCCATTGAAGATATCATGCAAAGAATCAAACTTGAAAAGTCCTGCCGTTTGTCAAATGATTTCTTTTACAATGTGATCAAGATTTATGGCCATTTAGCGGGTCGAATCAAGAAAGCAATAGAAACCCTTCTTGATATGCCAAAGGGTTATAATTGTTGGCCAACTGTGAAAACTTTTAATCTTGTGTTGAACTTGCTTGTATCTGCAAAGCTTTTTAATGTAGTTCATGAGATATATGTGAAAGCTCCAGTGTTGGGTGTAGAGATTGATGCTTGTTGTCTTAATATCCTCATTAAAGGGTTATGTGAAAATGGGGATTTGGAGGCAGCATTCTACGTGCTCGACGAATTTCCTAAACAAAGGTGTAGGCCTAATGTGAGAACATTCTCAACCTTGATGCATTACTTATGTGGAAAAGGGGAGGTGAACAAGGCATTTGGATTGCTTGAGAGAATGGAAATAGAGGGTATTGATGTGGATACGATCAGTTTCAACATCTTGATTTCAGGGTTGAGGAAGCAAGGAAGGATTGAGGAGGGAATGGAGCTGCTGGAGACAATGAAGCTCAAGGGGTGTGAACCAAATTTAGGGTCTTATCAAGAGGTTTTATATGGTTTGCTTGATGTCGAGAAGTTTAAGGAGGCAAAAGAATTCATGAGTATGATGATCTGTGAGGGGAATAGTCCTAGTTTTGTTTCCTACAAGAAGTTGATTCATGGGCTTTGCAAGGAGAAGTTGATTAGGGACGTTGATTGGGTTTTGAAGCAAATGGTGAAGCAAGGTTTTGTCCCAAAAATGGGAATGTGGAGGCAGGTTCTAGGCAGCATATTTTCAGGGACCAATGCTTCTAATTGCATCCGCATAAGTCAAATTGTCAGTGGCTAG